GATGGGGGGCAGATTGTATCGATGAGACCCCTGTCCTCATATATTTCAGAGTCTTTACTGGCCTGGAGTAAGGAGATGGATTGTATCGATGAGACCCCTGTCCTCACAGTCTTTGTTTACCTTGCCTTCTCATATTCTCTCCACTTTCTCCAGAACCGGTATCAGAGCTTCTCCTGAATGTCTCCTGTCTTCCGGACGGTGGAGCTGACATCGTGTGCAGGACTGATGTTGGAGATGATCTCAGGTTTTCCATTATGGTAAATGGTGGTTTCAGGCTGGAGAACTCTACATCATCCAGGACTGTGGGTGATGCCTATGAGGTCAATGTCACTGCGGTTTCACCTGGACCTTGGAATATAACATGTTCTGTGAGAAACCGGGTCAGCGAAAGTGAGACCAATAAAAAGGAAGTAATATGTCCAGGTGAGTACCACTCCTGCTGGAGGTCAGTAATTGCCAGCACCATATGAGTAGACACTGGAATCTGTCCCGGTGACCTATAGTCATGTATGTATGCTATATGGTGtggctgttagagactgattgccaggagtgtaagctgactgaatgcttttcctgttcgtctgactgacagttacttgtgaggttccagtttggagtgctattttgtatccagttcgggaggttggtgttctgcagtagctgtgcctgtctctctgaaaggggcatatcgcctaaacggattttaaccccttgtctgctgaaacggtccgttacatatgGCTTCTAAGTGGTATAGACCTCAGGTAGAACATGGGTACATTGTCTTCTGGTACATTTCTGACAGGTTCAAACTAAGACCACTTGTCATTAGTTTTTAGGGTGCAGAGAAGACCTTCTGGATGCTCCAGGGGCTGTTCCAAATGTATTGTTTATTTTATACCTTATTATATCTGTGTGAATTGTGTTTAGGGTTTTTTGCCATTACAGGTCGAGAGTCAAGGACAAGTTGTTACTGCAGTTATATGAATAATGTCTGCCTTTCATAAGCATATGCTATATAGGGATTACATATATGTTCtgttatatatagaaatatataatcAGTCGCCTGGCCATGACAATGTGGCATTGGGGCCTCAAAATGGTAAATCCTTTAAATGCCAGAGGATGGTTCAATGGACCGTCACAGGTACCATAGCATGCTTGTGGCTGGAGAATAATGTTGCTCCTTCAGTCTCCATGTATATATtcatcctgccgactacgccaagttgTGATCTTATTAAGTCATCAGTCCACATTGAAAATGTTTCCTCTTGTATATACCTCTCTTCACCAGCTGTCCTCTTATCTCCTAGTCCCACCATCTGACCTGGTCCTGGAGGATTTGTGTCTCCAAAATGGCAGCCTCCAGGTCTCTTGCTCCGTGGAGAATGGAACAGATCTCCTTTTCTCTCTGTCTGTGAATAACACATTATTGGAAGAAAGCACAAAGGAACAGAAAAGGGTTATTGTCACATTGTCATCTTCCGGACCCTGGCATGTTAACTGTTCAGCTAGAAACGATCTCGGGGAGAAGAGTAAGACCAAGTCATATCCGGCTTGTCCAGGTGAGTGGTAACATGTTCTATCACCACACCCCAGGAACATGTATACCATATTGTATGTCTCATATCGGtggggattagagttgagcggacacctggatgttcgagttcgagaagttcagccgaacttcccggaaatgttcgggttcggaatccgaacccgatccgaacttcgtcccgaacccgaaccccattgaagtcaatggggacccgaacttttcggcactaaaaaggctgtaaaacagcccaggaaagagctagaaggctgcaaagggcagcaacatgtaggtaaatcccatgcaaacaaatgtggatagggaaatgaataaaaataaaaataaaataaataaaaattaaccaatatcaattggagagaggtcccatagcagagaatcaggcttcacgtcagccaccactgcaacagtccattgtcagatatttaggccccggcacccagacagaggagagtggtcccgtaacagaggatctggcttcatgtcatagcagagaatcaggcttcacgtcacccaccactgcaacagtccattgtcagatatttaggcattgtcatatatttatatatttggattacaataatatatggttaaggggaggtagttaatgtctaatctggacaagggatggacaggtcctgtgggatccatgcctggttcatttttatgaacgtcagcttgtccacattggctgtagacaggcggctgcgtttgtctgtaatgacgccccctgccgtgctgaatacacgttcagacaaaacgctggcctccgaggcataaaaggctagctctggccacgtgtcgtcagcacattgtttgaagaagtgccatgccagggaactccttgaagctgcctttggggtgctcggtcccagatggcggcattCAGTAGCAGGcgaagtctcttggcggcgggtgttctgcttttgcccactgctccctcttttgctacgctgttggctcggtctcaccactgcctcttcctccgaactgtgaaagtcagtggcacgaccttcattccatgtggggtctaggacctcatcgtcccctgcatcgtcttccacccagtcttcctccctgacctcctgttcagtctgcacactgcagaaagacgcagcagttggcacctgtgtttcgtcatcatcagagacatgctgaggtggtattcccatgtcctcatcaggaaacataactggttgtgcgtcagtgcattctatgtctttcaccgctggggaagggctaggtggatgcccttgggaaaccctgccagcggagtcttcaaacagcataagagactgctgcatgacttgaggctcagacagtttccctggtatgcatgggggtgatgtgacagactgatggggttggttttctggcgccatctgtgcgctttctgcagaagactgggtgggagacaatgtgaacgtgctggatccactgtcggccacccaattgactaatgcctgtacctgctcaggccttaccatccttagaacggcattgggccccaccatatatcgctgtaaattatggcggctactgggacctgaggtagttggttcactaggacgtgtggatgtggcagaacggccacgtcctctcccagcaccagagggtccactaacaccaccacgaccatgtccgcgtcccatactagatgttttcctcattgttatcattcaccacaacaacaaaaatattatttggcccaatgtattgaattcaaattcaggcctttttttacagacacctaacactatctggcatctatttaggtaccgtattacactaatacaggcacagctgtAACCACAGATTTACCTGACTATGAAttggaggcctagtatttaggcgctgggtgacaggtatagatttactgacagaattagactgggagatgcacagtagcgtgtgtgtgaagttattcagaatgaccctatgtgcaccttgattctgatatacccttttagggatagatttaaagttggcctgatacagcagaaaccactgatttagggaattgctaaattgggaattgtatttcagcccagaacaaaaaatgtgctttgacggacactaaataacttgcccagccacagcaataaccacagatttagctggatataaacttgaggcctagtatttaggcgctgggtgacaggtatacgtttactgacagaattagactgggatatggccaaaaaataaccacactattgatggttaaatgcacttggtgtgacagcttgaccaaccacactactgagggttaaatgcacttggtgacgggcgcagcttgcccctgatgtagtatatggccaaaaaataaacagactattgctggttaaatgcacttggtgtgacagcttcacactgatgtaggaattagccaaaaaacaaccacaccattgagggttaaatgcacttggtggcagcttgtgctggcgcaacacaagacacaaaatggccgccgatcaccccagaaaaaagtgacagaaaaacggtctgggcagcctaaaaacagtgagcagttgaatagcagcagttcaatgatccacagctgcagatcgatctctgaatgaagtcctttggagaagttaatctgcctaatctcgccctaacgtcgcggctgcaacctctccctacgctaatcggagcagagtgacgggcggcgctatgtgactccagcttaaatagaggctgggtcacatggtgctctggccaatcacagccatgccaatagtaggcatggctgtgacggcctcttggggcaagtagtatgacgcttgttgattggctgctttgcagcctttcaaaaagcggcaagaaagcgacgaacaccgaacccgaacccggacttttacgcaaatgtccgggtttgggtccgtgtcacggacaccccaaaattcggtacgaacctgaactatacagttcgggttcgctcatccctactcctcgggtgtctccagggcagagaggaggaaaccatgatgcattgtggggatgtgttgtgtctgtgtatcctgaattgctgcatatctgtcctgtgtcacagtcttccttctggtcccctaggggtgtgtctaccagatggggacctgcataaatacgggcgggtagccctcaataaagtgaggctgcttttataccttcatgaagtttgggctcatgtttggggaatgcgataactacactcttggggattactatatcacaatactcccctgagtataagctcttgtaagagcttgttcctggttcctgtctctgcatttaggagaggttcacccactggagcatGGAGcattgtcgtaggtccagggtgggtagatgacggcgagacctccaccaagcttcggctgttcgtggggtctgcagtgctgacggtgtcaagtggagtgcttggagtcctctggaagcactaggagcatctatcgacggaggtacccggtcggagtGCTAGGCGTTCTGTTACAATGtgtaatgacaataaagttgaatCTAAAAAAATCGAATCTAAATCTATAtaaatcctgatgctgctgctgccacctccacactatgtcactttcttttttttttttttttataattgattatctttattaattaatatatcaaaacattacaaatagaaaaaaggatgcaattcccccccaaccccaattccctaacccctcccctcctacctgtggtgcgtcaaaaaaaattcaattccagATTCTGCAGAGAAGATCTCTTCTGGTCTCCAGcagcaccaagcacagcctccGTCTGCTCatttcctgctcctagaggcaccCCCTCTCTTTACACAGGGAGAGTGTGATGCAATAAGTAATTTGCTAAGTGCAGTGTCAAACCTGCATAATAAGTCTGCTATCACACTTGTAAGGGACCAAAACAACCCATAAATTAGCAACTTTGCAAACTAGATATATTATGGTATCTCTCTGATAGGCAGCTTCATTGTAGACTTTTATCATCTTATCCTATGCTGCAATCTACTGACAAAAGTGAGATGTTGCAGTAATTATACAATTCACAACATAGCAGAGTAATACATTTAAGATCCCTTGCCTCACATCCTTACATGCCCCACCACCAGAATATTGGCATCCCGACAGCTCTACTAAATAAATTCATCTGCTGCATAGCGCTGAGCGGGGGATAACTGTGGTGGAGCACTCAAATCTGCAAAGGCTTGGGTCCTCTGTcatttgtgcaggaacaggacccgaCCCCTCCCGGGGTGGGAGCGCATTTTCAGGAATCGTGTCCACTACTGGACAATTGGGGATGGAAGACTCGTCTGTCTGTAAAGGCAGCGTAGGGATTAGCCACCACCCTATGTCTCTTGGACTTGGGCTTTGACTGCCTCTCCTGAACACCCCCAGAATTATCTGTCAGGGAACAACTCTCTGAAAGAGAAGGTCTGAGCATGTTACGGTATAATCTTCGAGTCGGCCTATCAGAATCTTTCATTTTGACATCGTAGACTGGGCCTTCCGGAAACAACTGCCGTTTCACAATATACGGTTGCAGTTCCCAGCGGTCATCCAATTTATCTGTGGGCTGTTTAGCACGAACCAATACTCTGTTACCAGGCGACAAGGGTGTAGTCTGCACAGGTTGATGATCCCTAGGAATCTGCTTTTGCAACTTCTCACTGACCAACCGATAAACAGTCCTCAGTTTGTCTTGGTGCTCCTGCACCCATGAGTCAGCTGTCCTAGGGAACTCTTCCGCAAGAGGTCCAAGGTTCATTTCGGCAACTTCTTGCCCAGGACGAGTGAACAGCAGCATGTGTGGAGTATAGCCGGTAGTGTTATGAACACGATTATTATACGCCcatgtgacgaccacccgccaatcccgtggtactaagccacagttgccatacaggtctccactagagactcctggaggcgaatccactgtgagcacagaagacgtgtaagattggttggtgggcccagacaggatgcaatcacgattgtatgtacaatcggtaaaaataaaattactgatttcacgctggaaatcaaattaatttgctgccaccactcttcgtattgaatcggggcaaagagaccccggctagctaatcctaaagggacgaaatggttatttgcaacctagctagtacattaacaatttataaaaataacacaatttggtagtatgtcttctgaggacagagctcttagcatagatcaggtcatcaagtaacaagggcaaaactggaacgatgaaatcgttagtttttattctaaaactacacacaaaaatatatatattaaagctggcaGATAAATCTACCGGccggtgaacagattggtttggatagaaatagttagaggtggaagggaatagaatgtctgtaagttcagaattaccgtggtagggtCCAGTAATAGCCAAAGTCTTtgtagaataatccaagatggtggggtgcccgtgtccctgcgggcggtcgagatgttagatgacgtcagatggtaggtgaaggacgcaggacctgagtgtgtcactgtttttacctcctctgaagcggggagtggttatgacacgttcaggtccagccttgtgtaattggaacaggggcagtcctttgccccatagggagaaaacctggcagcatctttgctttgcccatttctccataccccgtaagtccaatcaagaaatatagtagatattgataatcagtacaattttacgcatcatctgataacaaatacgactagaagataatacagggtgcccgagaacctttatatctcagagcgggaatctctgatttgtccgcgggtttcctagaaggtgggttaggagaaccaaaaccatctctgaaaagatggttcctttcccatttccataacccatgaaatattaggaaactATGGGAAGAATAGgaagtttatggattggaggtgactttcaggtcatctttcctcctgtaccaaccagctgtgtgataaggatctgtcctttttcttctgaagctcgctgcccaggctaaaggtgtgagacccctgctggtattggagacactatggctgcagaaaggaagtttttatgaggttctgtcaagagaataccggattgatgggtacttaaacctggcatggggcaggaagattctttggcatgaaggtgctaattgtacctctgatctgtgagttactcctttagtgaaagagaagattcttagtgaaggctcttttgtctttgtgattgagaaatatggcgcatttgtgatttcctagtatcgctgtggatcgcaaggcgtcacacctcccccctttggaagattggggaaggagtggtcagcaagactgggactgaagcaatcccaactccctatttgagctagttacagcgggaaagtccgtcagcattctgatggcgacttcccggtttgtgctgaatcgtgaaatcgtactgttggagcgctaagctccagcggagaagttttccgttggtaccagaagtacatttcagccagctgagagggttgtgatctgtgatgacCATGAAGGATCGTCCGTATAGGTACGATTGTAATTTCTGTAGAGCCCATACGATCGCTAGGCACTCTTTCTCAGTGGTGCAGTATGCGGTTTCCCGCGGGAGTAGTTTTCGGCTCAGGTAGAGGACAGGGTGCTCATTCCCGGTTGCGTCCACCTGACTAAGGATGGCTCCCAGACCGCggtctgaggcgtcagtttgtactaggaactgacgggagaagtcgggagcttgaaggacaggagcgctagctagcgcttccttcagggcccgaaatgcctgttctagttccgagttccatgtgaccgtgttgggttgttttttgcccgttgcatcggtcagcggtttagccagagtactataggatggaacaaacttcctatagtaccctgccgttcccagaaatgcctgtatttgttttttggtgttaggccgtggccatgctacaatggcatcgaccttccctatctgaggtctggctgcctactctgtgtcctaagtactgaacctctgtcatggcaatctgacatttgttgggcttaatggtcagattggcagcggacagtcttcccaatacctgtgacagatgatcaaggtgatcttcccaggttggactatatatggctatatcgtccagataggctagggcataaccttgcattccttccaacagttcattcatggcccgctgaaaggtggcgggcgcattcttcatcctaaagggcatacgagtaaactcatagaggccaaaaggggtgatgaatgcggatttcgctctcgcctctggcgcaagcggaatctgccagtatccacggctcaagtccatgattgttagatagctggcggacgccagctgatccagcaattcatcaattcgaggcatgggatacgcatcggttatggtgatgtcattcagtctccgatagtcgacacagaaccgggttgtcttgtcctttttggggactaaaacaaccggggcggcccatggactagaggatttctggatgaccattaactgtagcatctcatcaatctctcgtttgatttcagcctgcacttcgggtgaggtgcgataggggccctgccgtaaGGGCTTGTGGTTCCCTGTGTCAACTCGGTGAGCTGCTAGGttggtttggccagggatgcctgagaatgtggcgctgtgcgcactcaggagagtggtgagctgaagcttctgtgggtacgagaggtgggggttgatgtTCCAATCATGTGCCACGTCTCGTAGCTCGGCTAGCAAGTCTATCAGTGGATCTGGCTCTTCGGGTTCTAGCTGGCTACACACTGCTAATACATACTGCTCTCGTTCCTCATGTGCTTTTAACATGTTGACGTGGAACAGTTTCTGTCGCTTACCCCCGAGACTCACTAGGTAAGTGACTGGGTTCACCTGTTTCAGAATGGTGTATGGCCCGTCCCAGGCAGCCTGCaatttgttctgcctgacaggGAGTAGGGCGTATACCTTCTGACCTGCTGCGTATGACCGCTCTCTGGCATGCTGATCATACCAAGCCTTCTGTTTGGCCTGTGCCTTTGCAAGATTTTCCGTCACTATGGTCATGAGGGACTCCATTTTGTCCCGAAATTTTAGGACATATTCAACCACGGAGACTTCTGAGGGGTCACCTTTTCCCTCCCAGGTCTTCCGAATCAGTTTTAAGGGCCCTCGGACATCTCGTCCATATAGGAGTtcaaagggtgagaacccagtggactcctgtggcacttctctgtaagcgaacagcaaatgaggcaggtgccgctcccagtccttcccctgcgattccacgaacgtggccagcatttgctttaacgttccgttgaaacgttcgcaaaggccgttggtttgcgggtgatacgcactggaagtggtgtgcttgatttgcatcctctcacagagggattccattagctccgacatgaagcaggagccctgatcagagatcatctcggcggggaaacctacacgcgagaaaatcccgatcaaggcgtctgccaccgtggccgacctaagggaagacagtgctaccgcctctgggtaacgggtggcatagtccacgaccgttaagatgtagcgcttgccagaactgctaggaatgggaaggggaccaattatatccactgccactctctggaagagctctgtgatcacgggcagtggctgcaaaggagctttgcggggtcctccagccttcttaaccctctggcaagtggtacacgatcggcagtacttcgttatgtccgttcccatcgtgggccagtaaaaatggttctgaacacgtttgtgggtctttctgatacccaaatgtcctgcaagtggaatgtcgtgggctgctttgagcacctgtgcccgaaattccctagggagtaccagctgtctcgtgttctcacctgcgccaccttttgtaggctgtacagcttcacagtacagtcggttgttctcccaatagattttatatggagtgccctcacctggaggctggccagctcgggccctaagtgcctccagactagggtcaccctttaaggcctgcacgaatgcagtgccaccggtctcctccagctgaccagtgacgtatgaagtcagctgtggagagttaccttcaatgctggggtcagaggtgggtggagggacggctggttctgtccccgcagccccatctgagcccaggttactggcgacactggaagcgtctaccagcgcagttacacaatcatcatcatcatcacatgaaaaggtctttctcgcattgttatccacctgagggtcagaatcgcccgggggggtcccttcggtcggttctgagttcaggcggctggccatggaacgtgtaatggccagaacaggtacagcatcatgtatatcaccattgctaacactaacacacgcatttggatcaacaatgacaggtgcagaagtaggcaaatgacattcggttgcttgtacatttaaatctgatacctccctaggtgcgttagggacagtaggaatagcaggcaaagtgtccccgtctccctgtttccccaaagggctgtacagtacctggttttggtcagggagtcctgcttgggcctcctgcgcgcttgcagggtattcgtaatgggaaacaagggtgcccaaatcagtgccaagcactgtggcaacaggaatatcatccaggaccccaacaacCCGCTTTTGTCGTCCCATTCCCCAATCAATGGTGACTTGGGCTTGGGCCACATGAGTGCGAGTGCCCCCAACTCCGGTCAGAGCGAGGTACTTTCCTGTAaggatatccttctccgtaacaagATGTGAACGGGCCAAGGTGACATCTGCACCGGTATCACGGAATCCGATGACAGTCTGGCCGTTCAcagtgacaggctggtgattctgGGATCCGCGGTGCACCTCGGGTCCTCCGACCAGCAATACAGCAGATGAGGTAGGTGTGGAAACATTGGCCCCCTTAGGGCTTGGCGTCGTCGCGGTGCTAGGAGGTTGGGCCGGCTTCCCTGCGTAACAGGTTTGCTTGGTGTGACCGGGCCTGCGACACAGCTCacaccagggcctggttgtctcacgGTTCCCAGGGCCAGCgggcctgccttctctccagttctgggacatggctctgtcctggttgggtactggagttttgcggctgtcaggtaccaggggtttgcggatgtctgataccaccggcctgcgggtgtccgtcatcacaggtttgcgaatgtccggtacccgggttgcgacaaacatgtctgccagctcagcagcttctttcacagactggggattgcgctccagcacaaactgtctcacatctgtagggcatatcgcaaggagttggtcatggatcatcaaatcctcaaGGTTAGCATAAGTCTTTTCTTTAAGAATTCTAGTCCATTGGCGGAATGTGGTGCCTAAGCGGCTAGCGACATCCACGTAAGAGTCTGTGGATCCTTTCTGGATGGCACGGAACTTTCTCCGgtaaacctcaggggttaactggaACTTAGCATTTATGGCCTCCTTGATAGTCTGATAATCGCAATCTTGGTCTGTGGGTAGTTCCGCAAAAGCATCCAGCGCTTTACCAGTCAGCTGAGGCGTCAGGTGTAGAGCCCACTGACcctcagggatgcagaactggcagcacgctctctcaaacgagcgtaaatataaatcaatgtccccgtttttctccataactggaaaccttgctttggggaccccgggtagaggaatgcctcctgcagcaggagtgttaggagaggcagaccgctcggcctgtctcacttgggccagttctagtgcacgctggtgctgcagcgcttctctctgaagctggaactgctgcTGTCGCTCTTCTCTTTCAAGCTGCATCTCCAGGTATAAACGCAAATCCGCGCCAGTCAGGCCCGGTAACAACTGCTGGCTCATAGGGCCCAAGGCAGTGAAGTTcagtccagagctgcttgttccttgctgagggTTAGCAGGGGCTGTGGACATGCTGTTATCCAGGGTACCTGCATCACCCGGAGCTGAAGTAGCaacatcagcactcccatagctggcggtgcTGGGTGACGTTGAACGAAGGGGCAGCGAAGCCTCCCACACGGGATTGGAATCCTCCAACGCTTGGCCGTCTCCCTCCGTCAAAGCTGTGATCGATTTTTGTTCAGAATGGCAATGCCTTGCGACTCACACACGGCTTGTAAGTCGGCGACAGACCAACTTAGGtaatttggaactgaatcagacattcagaaaagaagaggaaaagaataggatatagcaaagaAAAGGTGGGAAAATGTAAACCAATCTATTCCTATCAATGTGCACCGTTTTGCGCCCAGAACACAAGTTCCGCAGGACAGGATACTAAGTAACCGCTGTCCTATTGTTATGATTGCGCAAAAAGCTGcacttgtcagttctttgtgctctgatctcccaaaagctgacttctgactggttttgggttctgctatcccactagctgccaacaatgtgacaaccacccgccaatcccgtcgtactaagccacagttgccatacaggtctccactagagactcctggaggcgaatccactgtgagcacagaa
This is a stretch of genomic DNA from Bufo gargarizans isolate SCDJY-AF-19 chromosome 3, ASM1485885v1, whole genome shotgun sequence. It encodes these proteins:
- the LOC122930715 gene encoding uncharacterized protein LOC122930715 isoform X2, translated to MRRYNMIKFTNDNTSRDGHLTLTAVTKNNSGIYTVTVRNVRGNLILQEDYNLQVQEPVSELLLNVSCLPDGGADIVCRTDVGDDLRFSIMVNGGFRLENSTSSRTVGDAYEVNVTAVSPGPWNITCSVRNRVSESETNKKEVICPVPPSDLVLEDLCLQNGSLQVSCSVENGTDLLFSLSVNNTLLEESTKEQKRVIVTLSSSGPWHVNCSARNDLGEKSKTKSYPACPDAHSWTLSVFCKVLLFLQYNVLLISLIVDAIRSNRIGDLEKP
- the LOC122930715 gene encoding uncharacterized protein LOC122930715 isoform X1, with amino-acid sequence MRRYNMIKFTNDNTSRDGHLTLTAVTKNNSGIYTVTVRNVRGNLILQEDYNLQVQEPVSELLLNVSCLPDGGADIVCRTDVGDDLRFSIMVNGGFRLENSTSSRTVGDAYEVNVTAVSPGPWNITCSVRNRVSESETNKKEVICPVPPSDLVLEDLCLQNGSLQVSCSVENGTDLLFSLSVNNTLLEESTKEQKRVIVTLSSSGPWHVNCSARNDLGEKSKTKSYPACPADAHSWTLSVFCKVLLFLQYNVLLISLIVDAIRSNRIGDLEKP